A window of Myxococcales bacterium genomic DNA:
GCCACCCATGAGGGGGATGCCGGCCGTCGGCGTGAGCTTGCCGTATGCGGCCACGTACGCGTCGACGGTCTTCGCGTCGGACGGGAAGTGCACGAGGTTCATCGCCAGCACCGCGCGGTTCTGGTCGCTGTCCGCGGCCCCGAGAACGTCGACGAGCGCGTCGCGCCCGGTCGTGCGCGAGATGTACGCGATCGACTCGGAGAGCACCGCGAGGTGAGCCTTCTCCGGGAACTCGGCGCCGAGCTTGGCGAGATCCGGGGTCCGTGCCCTTCAGCGCGGCGATGAGGACCGGCTCGGCCTCCTTGGGGATCTTGAGCAGCGCGGTGCGCACGGTCGCGCGGAGATCGCCCTTGGTGGGCGTGAGCAGCACCGTCACGAGGGGCTTGGCCGCGGCCCCGAACTTGAGCTCGCCGATGATCTGGATCGCGGTCATCTGCCAGAACATGAGCTGATCGCGCATCGACTCCGGGTTCTTCGGGTCGACCGGACCCGCGAGCTTCTCCACGGCCTTCGGGCCGTACGAAGGGTGCTTGGCGGCGAGCACCGCGTCGTGCAGATCGGTGACCAGGTTGATCGAGTTGGTCTGCGAGGCGCGGAACTTCGAGAAGCAGTCCCAGAGCGCGTCGATGAGGCCCTGGTCGGTGAGCTTGCCTTGGTTGGCGAGGTTCTTGGTCGACTGCGCCGCGAACTTGACGTCTTCCTCGTTCTTCTTCGGCTCGTAGTCGCGGAACGCCTTCGCGAGCGCCGGCGCGGTGCGCGGGTCGTTCATGTCGGCGAGGAGCTTCATGAGCTCCTTGCGGGTCTTCTCGTCGGCGACGGTGCCGCCCGTGTACTGCTTGGTCAGCGGCTCGACGATGACGTCGAGGAGCGCCACGACCTTCGGGTCGTTGCGGTCGTTCTTCGCGTTCGAGAGCGTGTCGCCGAAGAAGCGGAGCAGGCGCTGCACGGCCGCGCCGCGCTGGGCCGGGTCGTCGAGGCGCTTCACCCAGGTCTTGGGGTCGTTCTCGTCGGCGCACGCCGTGAGCGAGGCGCCGGCGGCGAGCACGAGCGCGCCCCCGCCGAGCGCGGGCGCCGCGAGCGAGGCCACGAGCCGGAAGGCCGTCGACAGGAACCTGGAGCGATTTTCACGCGCCCCGGCGGGACGTGCGAGCTGGGCCTTCTTCATGCGTGGTTCTCCCCGGACGTAATCGGTAGGAACGCGGACGACTCAGCGGGCGAGGGCGGGCCGAGGGCGGGCCGAATGGCCACAAAACTCCGCGTCAATGCGCCATCAGGTATCGCCCGGGCGCGCGAGGGTGTCAACGCCGGTTCACCGCCCGCTCAGCCGATGATCATCGACTCACTGAGGAGCCGCCCCTCGGCGAAGCGCCGCAAGTTCCAGCGCTCGATGAGGGGCGACGAGTCCCCCGTGACCACATGGGCGGCGATGCGTTTGCCCATGACGGGCGCCATCATGAACCCGTGGCCCATGAAGCCCGAGGCTTGGTAGAAGCCGTCGACGTCGTCCACGTAGCCGACGATCGGGTTCTGGTCGGGCGTGAGATCGTAGCACCCCGCCCACTGGCGCAGCACCTTCACGTCGCCGAGCACGGGGCACGCGCGCACGAGCGACCGCGCGTAGTGGCCAAGGAACGCGAACGAGCTCCGCTGGTCGACGCCCTCGGGCACGCGCTCGAGGCCGATGCCGCCCACGATCTCGCCGCGGGTCGACTGGCTGAAGTAGAGCCCGTCGGTGAGGTCGGCCACGAGCGGCTTGAGCCAAGGCTTGAGCGGCTCGGTCGAACAGATCTCGTGACGATGGGGCTTGTTGGGCAGGCGCACGCCGAGCATCGCCGCGAGCGCGGGCGACCACGCGCCGCAGGCGTTCACGACCCGCCGCGTGCGGATGAGCGCGCGCTCGTCGACCGCCCCGCCGACGACCGCGCCCCCGTCGGGTGAGCGGCGCTGCACGCGGACGCCTCGCAGCTCGCGACCCTCGGTCTCGAAGCCCGTCACCTCGGTGAACGTCGCGATCTCGACCCCGAGCTTCTGCGCGGCGTTCGCGAACCCCCACACGAACGGCCACGGAAACACCACGCCGTCGTCGGGGTTGTAGCTCGCCGCGACGAGGCCGTCGGTGTCGAGCTCGGGCACGAGCTTGCGCGCCTCGCGCGGGGTCAACATTCGGCTCGAGAGTCCGCACTCGTTCTGCACCTTGCAGCTCGCCTCGAGCGCGCGACGACGCTCCTCCGAGCGCACGAGGAAGAGATAGCCCCCCTGGCGGAGCCAGACGTTGATCTTCATCTCGCCCGCGAAATCGCGGCACATCGAGATGCTCTCGCGCATGAGGCGCACGTTCGCCTCGCTCGACCACTGGGCGCGCACGCCGCCGCCGTTCCGCCCGCTCGCGCCGCCGCAGAGGTAGCCCTTGTCGAGCACGGTCACGTTCGTGTGGCCGAGCTTCGCGAGGTGGTACGCGATCGACAGGCCCATGATGCCCGCCCCCACGATGACCGTGTCGGCGGAGTCTCTCACGAGGGCGCGCTCCGACACGCCCGTGAGGGCGACGCTCCCGGCACGAAGGGCGCGAGCACCTCCACGCCGCGCCCGTGGAGCGCGAGCCCCGCCGCGAGGACGCCGCGCTCGTTCGCGAGGGTGGGGCGGCGATAGTCGATCGCGACGCCCGCCGCGTCGGTGAGGAGCCCCCCCGCGCCGCGCACGATCGCCTCCGGCGCGCAGCTGTCCCACAGCATGCCCGAGGGGCCCGGGTGGGCGTAGAAATCGAACGCGCCCGTCGCGACCTGGAGGGCCTTCAGGCCCGCGCTCCCGTAGGGCACGAGCTCCTTCGCCCCCAGGCGCGCGAGCACGGCGTCGGTCGCCGCGCTCTTGTGGGAGCGTGAGATGAGCCCGCGCGCGTCGCCGAGTGATTCTGTGGAAGATACATGAATTGGCTCGCGCCGGCCGCCGGGGAGCGCGCGCTCGGCGAACCCGCGCTCAGCGCCCTCGCCGAGCGACGCGCCGAGGAAGGCCTCGGCCCACGAGGGGCACGCGACGACGCCGACCGTGGCGCGCCCCGCCTCGGCGAAGCCCACCATCACGCAGAACTCGCCGTTCTTCGCGACGAACTCGCGCGTGCCGTCGAGCGGATCGATGAAGAACGCCGCGTCGGCCTCGGCGTAGCCCGCGTACGAGGCGGGATCGCTCTCCTCGGCCACGAGCACGACCCCCGGCGCGATCCGGCCGAGCGCGTCGAGCAGGAACGCGTTCGCCTCGTGGTCGGCGCGCGTGACCGGGTCGTCGCCGACCTTGAAGGTCACGCCCCGATCGGCCTCATGGTAAATTCTATTGACTATCTCTGCGGCGCCGAGCGCGGCGCCGAGCATCGCCTCGGCGAGCGCCCGCGCCGACGCCAGCGAGCGAGGCGCGCTCACGTCGACACCCCCACCTTCTCGAGCTCGCCGTAGAGCCGCGCGAGGTCGTCGTCGCGGAGATAACGCGGGCCGCCGCCGGTCTCGCGCACGAGCTCCTCGAGCTGCGTGACCGTGCGCGGCCCGAGCACCGCGGCGGAGACGACGTGGCTCGAGAGCACGAAGCGCACGGCGGCGCCCCGCAGCGTGAGCACGTCGCCGCGCACGAGGAACCGCAGCGCCTCGAGCTGGCTTATGCGGTGCTCGAGCTCGTAGCGGGTCCAGCGCTGCGAGCGGTGGTCTGTGTCGGGGAACTCGCGGTCGCGGGTCCAGAGGCCGGCGAGGACGCCGTAGTTCAGCACCGAGCGCGCGAGGACGCCGGGCCGACGCACCATGATGTCGCCGGTCTTCCGGGTGAGCGCTCCGGAGTGGAACACGTTGTAGGCGACCTCGACGACCTCGGCGCCCGCTTCGAGCGCCTGCTCGAGCACGTCTTCGCTGCCGCACGAGACGCCCACGTGCCGGATCTTGCCCTCGTCCCGGAGGGTCCGCAGCGTCGCGAGCGCGCCCGGGGTCTCGCCGTTGCCGACGAGCGCCTCGCGGCTCGGGCAGTGGAGCAGGTACACGCCGAGGGCCTCGACCCCGAGTCGGCGCAGCGAGCGCTCCACCGAGCCGCGCAGGAACTCTTCGTCGAAGCGCTTCATCGGCGGATCGATGCGGCGATCGGTGCCGCCCTTGGTGACGATGACGACGTCGTCGCGGCCCTTGCAGAGGCGGCCGAGCAGCCCCTCCATGCGCCCGCCACCGTACGAGTCCGAGGTGTCGAAGAGCGTGACGCCGATGTCGAGGGCGCGGGCGATGACCGCCTCCGCGTCGGGCTCGTCGACCGGGCCGTAGGCCTCGCCGGAGAGGCCCCAGGTCCCCAGCGCGAGCTCCGAGGTCACGAGGCCTGTCTTTCCCAGGGGACGCTGTCTCACACTCGATCACCTATCACGCCTGCACGCCAGCACGCCTGCATGCCTGCACGCCAGCACGCCTCGCCACGCCTGACCGCCGGCCCGCTTCGCTCTGCGCTTGACGGCCGCCCTACGCCAATGGATATCGATGCTCGCCGCGCGGGGAGCGCGGCAGCGGCGTCCTCGACGCCAGGAAGAACCGAAGGCTCCGAATGCGCCACTCCGCGTCCAGCTCTCTCGCTCTCGTGCTGCTGCTTGGCCTCGCCTCCGCCGGCTCCGCCGCGTGCGGCTCCGACCCGCCGCCCCCGCCGAAGGCCCCCGTGCCGACCGCGGCCACGGTGGACATGCCGCCCCCGCCCGCGCCGAAGGTGGAGGAGCCCGTGAAGGCGGAGCCGCCGAAGCCCACGCTCGCCGAGCTCCAGGCCAAGGCCATCGCGGGGTACCTCGAGGCGATGAACAGCCACGACGCGGCGAAGCTCGGCGCCCTCTACACCGACGACGCCGAGTGGAAGATGGCCGGCACGCCGCCCACCAAGGGCCGCGCCACGATCGAGGCGGAGGTCGCCAAGTTCTTCGCCTTCGCGCCCGACGTGAAGCTCGCGCCGAACCTCATTCTGTCGAAGGGCGACGTGACCGTGCTCCAGTACGCGATCACGGGCACCAACAAGGGCGACATGGGCCCCATCAAGCCCACGAACAAGCCCATCGGCTGGCAGGCCATGCACATCGCGTGGTGGACCCCCGAAGGCAAGATCCGCGAGGAGCACGCCTACTGGGACAACGGCACCATGCTGTCACAGATGGGCATCTCACCACGCAAGGCCCCCGCCATCCCGACGCTCGCCGCCTCGCCGCAGACCGTGGCCGCCTCGGGCAGCGAGGCCGAGACCAAGAACGTCGCGCTCCTCGGCACAATGTACGGCGCGATGGAGAAGAAGAGCGCGACCGACTTCCTCTCGCTCACGACCGACACCAGCGAGTGGATCGACAACACCCAGCCCGCGCCCTCCAAGGGCAAGGCGGACGCGCAGAAGTTCTTCGACAACCACATGAAGGCCTTCCCCGACGCGAAGATGACCGTGAAGTCCTCCTGGGGTATCGGCGACTTCGTGGTCACCGAGGCCCAGATGACCGGCACGAACACCGGCCCGCTCTTCGGGAGGCCCGCGACGAAGAAGGCCGTCACGATGGACACGGCCGACATCGTGCTCCTCAAGGACGGCAAGATGGTGAAGGGGTGGAGCTTCGCCAACGGCATGCAGGTCGCCGAGCAGCTCGGCATGCTCCCGAAGCACGGCGGCGGGAAGGGCCACCACGAGCACGGCAAAGGCGAGCACGGCAAGGGCGCGCCCAAGCCTGCCCCCAAGCCCGCTGCCCCCAAGAAGAAGTAAACCCTCGTCGTAGAACAGGAAAACGGCGCGCCTCCCTCGGGAGTGCGCGCCGTCTTCGCGTGGCCGGTGCCGTCACGCGCCGGTAGGCCGAGCGCCGACGACCCCGCGCGCTACGCCGACCGGCGACGTCGCCGCGAGCCCGCGAGGACCGCGAGGCCGAGCCCGCCGAGCAAGAGCGCGCTGCTCGTGCCCGCGCCGCTCGCCGACGTGCTGCACCCGCTCGACGAGCTGCTCCCGCTGCGCCCTAGATCGTTGTCGGGCCCCGCGCCGCCGCCGGTCGGGCCGACCGAGCCCTCGCTGCGCTGCGGAGGGGGCGCCGTGTTGGTGGCCGGGGTGGCGTTGCCCTCGAGGTCCGGGTCCGTCGCCGAGGGCCCCTCGGGCTCCTCAGGGTCAACGCCGGGCGGGTTGGGATCGTTCGGGTTCGGGGGAGGCGGAGGCGGCTCGGTGCCCGCGTCGTCGGCCGGAGGCGCCGAGTCCGCGGCGCTCGCGTCGGGCGTGCCCGCGTCGGTGCCCGCCCCGCAGGTGCCGATCGCGCTGCTGGTGCTCGAGCAGACCTGCCCCGTGGGGCAGCGGTTCCCGCTCGCGCCGCGGCATCCCGCCTGGCACACCTTCGCGGCGCCGCAGACGCGGCCCGACGTGGCCGAGCCGCAGTCGGAGTCGGTGTTGCAGCCGCAGGTCTTGTTCGCGAGGCAGGCCCCGCCCTTGCCGGACGCCTCGCAGTTGTCGAGCTTGCCGGCGGTGCACTCGACGCACTTGGTGAGGGCCGTGTCGCAGACGTTGCCGTTGCCGCAGTGGGTGTCAGCGAGGCAGTTGACGCACTGCTTGGTGGAAGGATCGCAGATGGGGAACGCGGGGTTCGTGCAGCCGCACACGCCGCCGTCCTGCACGGGGCCGGCGTCCTTCGGGGGCGGTGGGGCCGCGTCGGGCGCGGGTACGGGATTAGGCTTGCCCGTGTCCGGCGTCGACGCGTCGGAGTGGACCGTGCCGCCGCTGGTCGCGATGACGTAGGCGTCGGTAAAGCGCTTCAGCACCTTGAAGTAGAGGCTCGTGCCGCCGACGCCGGTCTTGCCGCCGCCCGACTCGCCGACCCACGGCGTGTACGTGTAGAGTGCAGCCGTCGCCGTGTTCTTCGGCACGATCTCGACGCCGTCCTGCGACTTCTTCGCGAGACCGACCTTCCACCCCGAGATCGTGGAGCCGCCGTTCGCCTGCTTGTCCATCGACCTGCGCAGCGAGCCGGCCGCGCACGCCGCCTGGTTCGCGAAGCCGAGGTACTTGGGGCCGCACACCGGGCTGTCGGGGCAGCCGCACCCGAACGCGATGTCGGTCGTGGCGGTCGAGGCCTGAGTCTTGGAGATGAGCCCTTGCTCGAGCTGGAGCCTCGCGAGCAGCGCGATGGGGCTCACCTTGTAGCGGGCGCCCTCGGCGTGGAGGATCTGCGCGGCGGTCTTGTTCTCCTCGGTGAACGACGCGAGGCCGGAGCGCGTGCCGTAGGGCGTCTTCTCGAGGAACTTCTGCACGTCGCCGACGGTCATGGTGCTCGTCGAGAGCTCCTCGTCGCTGATGACGTTGTTCTTGTCGAACTGGGCCTCGAGGGCGTCGTCTTGCGAGCCGCCCGTCGGCTCGTCCTCACTCAACGCGGAGCAGGCGACGCCGCCCAACAAGAGGCCGAATCCAAGGACGCGAGCGACAGTGCCGGAGGTTCGCATGGGGTTCTCTCGGGGTGCCATGGCAGCCGCACGGCTGCAAGGAGGAAACGTGCGACTTGTGAGCTTAGTCTCCCACATTTTTCGGCGCCAGATGGTGCTTCGGTGATCCGGTCAGCGCCGCCCCACCCGGCGAAACGCGGAGACTCGGTGCGGCGCCCCTTGCGCTCGAGCCGCGTCTGCCCCGCCGCCCCTCATGCGGCGTTCCCCCGTGCTAGATCCGCGCGATGAGCGACCCGCCTGACCTCGGGCTTCCGTCCCGAATCGTGCTCAACGATCCCTCGCCCTTCTTGTCCGCGGTCACGGCTTCGCCGTGGTCGCACGCCAACCTGGACGAGCTGGAGACCGTTGATATGTGGGCACTCGTCGCGCTGTGCGCCCTCGCGCGGCACGAGCGCTCCGAGGATGCGCGTTGCGACGTCTACCACCGCAGCGGCTCCGCAGCGGCTCGCTTCGCCCACGCGGTCGGATTCGACGCCGCCCGAGACGGCCGCGAGCCTCCTCGGTCGGAGGTCGAACGAACGGTCCCGATCCAACGGGTCACCTTCGGACAGGCGCGCGTCGCGGAACGAATCGCACGACTCGCCGTGCCGAGCGACGACGAGTCCGAGTCACGAGACGCGCTCGCATATGTCATCGATGAGCTGCTACGGAACGTGATTCAGCACAGTGGAGATCCGCTCGGCGCGGTCGTAGGCGCGCAGCGCATGGCTGCAGGAAGAGGCGACTACACTCGGGACACCGTCCAGGTGATCGTCGCGGATACCGGACGCGGCATCCTCGAGAGCCTGAGGCGCTTCCACAACGTGGAAACGGCCCAAGCGGCGCTCGAGAAGGCGATTCGTCCGCACATCTCAGGGACCTTTCCCGAGGGCCAAACGGGCAGTTTGAACAACGCGGGCCTCGGGCTGTTCTTCACCTCGGAGATGGCCAAGCTAACCGCCGGGCGCTTCCTGCTCGCCACGCGCGGAGCCAGCCTGCTGTTGACGAGTGACGATGCCGCAGGTACCCACCGCGCCCAGCTGCTTTCGCCGTCTGGCACGGGCTTCCCGGGTACGCTCGCCGTCTTCGAACTACCCCTCGAAGTCGTGGACCGCGATGCATTGCTCGACGTCATCCGAAATCGCGTCGACGAACGGACCCCGGGGCCCGGCACTCGCCGATGGTTGTCCTACGCGCCGCCGCCGCCCGACACCGAGCACCTGAGCGTTCGTGAGTGCTTGGACGATCCAGGCAC
This region includes:
- a CDS encoding FAD-binding oxidoreductase produces the protein MRDSADTVIVGAGIMGLSIAYHLAKLGHTNVTVLDKGYLCGGASGRNGGGVRAQWSSEANVRLMRESISMCRDFAGEMKINVWLRQGGYLFLVRSEERRRALEASCKVQNECGLSSRMLTPREARKLVPELDTDGLVAASYNPDDGVVFPWPFVWGFANAAQKLGVEIATFTEVTGFETEGRELRGVRVQRRSPDGGAVVGGAVDERALIRTRRVVNACGAWSPALAAMLGVRLPNKPHRHEICSTEPLKPWLKPLVADLTDGLYFSQSTRGEIVGGIGLERVPEGVDQRSSFAFLGHYARSLVRACPVLGDVKVLRQWAGCYDLTPDQNPIVGYVDDVDGFYQASGFMGHGFMMAPVMGKRIAAHVVTGDSSPLIERWNLRRFAEGRLLSESMIIG
- a CDS encoding ester cyclase; protein product: MRHSASSSLALVLLLGLASAGSAACGSDPPPPPKAPVPTAATVDMPPPPAPKVEEPVKAEPPKPTLAELQAKAIAGYLEAMNSHDAAKLGALYTDDAEWKMAGTPPTKGRATIEAEVAKFFAFAPDVKLAPNLILSKGDVTVLQYAITGTNKGDMGPIKPTNKPIGWQAMHIAWWTPEGKIREEHAYWDNGTMLSQMGISPRKAPAIPTLAASPQTVAASGSEAETKNVALLGTMYGAMEKKSATDFLSLTTDTSEWIDNTQPAPSKGKADAQKFFDNHMKAFPDAKMTVKSSWGIGDFVVTEAQMTGTNTGPLFGRPATKKAVTMDTADIVLLKDGKMVKGWSFANGMQVAEQLGMLPKHGGGKGHHEHGKGEHGKGAPKPAPKPAAPKKK
- a CDS encoding 3'(2'),5'-bisphosphate nucleotidase CysQ, coding for MSAPRSLASARALAEAMLGAALGAAEIVNRIYHEADRGVTFKVGDDPVTRADHEANAFLLDALGRIAPGVVLVAEESDPASYAGYAEADAAFFIDPLDGTREFVAKNGEFCVMVGFAEAGRATVGVVACPSWAEAFLGASLGEGAERGFAERALPGGRREPIHVSSTESLGDARGLISRSHKSAATDAVLARLGAKELVPYGSAGLKALQVATGAFDFYAHPGPSGMLWDSCAPEAIVRGAGGLLTDAAGVAIDYRRPTLANERGVLAAGLALHGRGVEVLAPFVPGASPSRACRSAPS
- a CDS encoding aldo/keto reductase, whose protein sequence is MRQRPLGKTGLVTSELALGTWGLSGEAYGPVDEPDAEAVIARALDIGVTLFDTSDSYGGGRMEGLLGRLCKGRDDVVIVTKGGTDRRIDPPMKRFDEEFLRGSVERSLRRLGVEALGVYLLHCPSREALVGNGETPGALATLRTLRDEGKIRHVGVSCGSEDVLEQALEAGAEVVEVAYNVFHSGALTRKTGDIMVRRPGVLARSVLNYGVLAGLWTRDREFPDTDHRSQRWTRYELEHRISQLEALRFLVRGDVLTLRGAAVRFVLSSHVVSAAVLGPRTVTQLEELVRETGGGPRYLRDDDLARLYGELEKVGVST
- a CDS encoding sensor histidine kinase; the protein is MSDPPDLGLPSRIVLNDPSPFLSAVTASPWSHANLDELETVDMWALVALCALARHERSEDARCDVYHRSGSAAARFAHAVGFDAARDGREPPRSEVERTVPIQRVTFGQARVAERIARLAVPSDDESESRDALAYVIDELLRNVIQHSGDPLGAVVGAQRMAAGRGDYTRDTVQVIVADTGRGILESLRRFHNVETAQAALEKAIRPHISGTFPEGQTGSLNNAGLGLFFTSEMAKLTAGRFLLATRGASLLLTSDDAAGTHRAQLLSPSGTGFPGTLAVFELPLEVVDRDALLDVIRNRVDERTPGPGTRRWLSYAPPPPDTEHLSVRECLDDPGTAVAFGERVRVLVAAGRPVALDFRDMGIATQSFLHALLFQAVRVGWAMGAPIHVIDASSAVRSGLDYLESYALK